One stretch of Pseudomonas fluorescens Q2-87 DNA includes these proteins:
- a CDS encoding CvpA family protein yields MPFTWVDWAIVAIVAISALISLSRGFVKEALSLLTWIIAGVVAWMFGGSLSQYLAGYIETPSARVIAGCAILFIATLLVGAMINYLIGELIRVTGLSGTDRFLGMAFGAARGALLVVVAVGLLSLGPVQQDTWWQESRLVPQFLLVADWSKNLILGWSSQWLASGISVPAEIPFKEHLLPMAKTPQ; encoded by the coding sequence GTGCCATTTACCTGGGTTGACTGGGCGATCGTTGCGATCGTCGCCATCTCCGCATTGATCAGTCTGAGCCGCGGCTTCGTCAAGGAAGCCCTTTCGCTGCTGACCTGGATCATCGCGGGAGTCGTCGCCTGGATGTTTGGTGGTTCGCTGTCCCAGTACCTCGCCGGATACATCGAAACACCGTCGGCCCGCGTGATTGCGGGCTGTGCCATCTTATTTATCGCCACCTTGCTGGTGGGCGCAATGATCAACTATCTGATCGGCGAGCTGATTCGCGTCACCGGGCTTTCCGGGACGGACCGGTTCCTGGGCATGGCCTTTGGCGCTGCGCGTGGCGCGTTGCTGGTGGTCGTGGCCGTCGGGCTCTTGAGCCTGGGGCCGGTGCAGCAGGATACGTGGTGGCAGGAGTCCCGGCTCGTGCCACAATTTTTATTGGTCGCAGACTGGTCCAAGAACCTGATCCTGGGTTGGAGCAGTCAGTGGCTTGCCAGCGGTATCAGCGTACCCGCTGAAATACCGTTCAAGGAACACCTCTTGCCGATGGCCAAAACGCCGCAGTGA
- the accD gene encoding acetyl-CoA carboxylase, carboxyltransferase subunit beta translates to MSNWLVDKLIPSIMRSEVKKSSVPEGLWHKCPSCEAVLYRPELEKTLDVCPKCNHHMRIGARARIDIFLDAEGRVELGADLEPVDRLKFRDGKKYKDRLTAAQKQTGEKDALVSMSGTLLGMPVVVSAFEFSFMGGSMGAIVGERFVRAANHALENRCPMICFAASGGARMQEALISLMQMAKTSAVLARLREEGIPFISVLTDPVYGGVSASLAMLGDVIVGEPKALIGFAGPRVIEQTVREKLPEGFQRSEFLLEHGAIDMIIHRQELRPRLGNLLAQLMGLPTPKFVAAPIEPIVVPPVPAGL, encoded by the coding sequence ATGAGCAACTGGTTGGTAGACAAACTGATCCCTTCGATCATGCGTTCCGAGGTGAAGAAAAGCTCGGTGCCTGAAGGTCTGTGGCACAAATGTCCGTCCTGCGAAGCGGTGCTGTACCGCCCCGAGCTGGAAAAGACCCTGGACGTTTGCCCTAAGTGCAACCATCACATGCGCATCGGCGCACGTGCCCGTATCGATATCTTCCTGGACGCTGAAGGTCGCGTGGAACTGGGCGCCGACCTGGAGCCAGTGGACCGTCTGAAATTTCGCGACGGCAAGAAATACAAGGACCGCCTGACCGCTGCCCAGAAGCAGACCGGTGAAAAGGACGCCCTGGTGTCCATGAGCGGTACTTTGCTGGGCATGCCTGTGGTGGTCTCGGCTTTCGAGTTCTCCTTCATGGGCGGTTCCATGGGCGCCATCGTCGGCGAGCGTTTCGTTCGCGCCGCCAACCATGCCCTGGAAAACCGTTGCCCGATGATCTGCTTCGCCGCTTCCGGCGGTGCGCGGATGCAGGAAGCACTGATTTCCCTGATGCAGATGGCCAAGACCTCTGCCGTGCTGGCTCGTCTGCGCGAAGAAGGCATCCCGTTCATCTCGGTGTTGACCGACCCGGTCTACGGCGGTGTTTCCGCCAGCCTGGCCATGCTGGGCGACGTGATCGTCGGCGAGCCCAAGGCCCTGATCGGCTTTGCCGGCCCGCGCGTGATCGAGCAGACCGTACGGGAAAAACTGCCGGAAGGCTTCCAGCGCAGTGAGTTCCTGCTGGAACACGGCGCCATCGACATGATCATCCATCGCCAGGAGCTGCGTCCGCGCCTGGGCAACCTGTTGGCTCAACTGATGGGCCTGCCGACGCCGAAATTCGTCGCTGCGCCGATCGAGCCGATCGTGGTTCCGCCGGTGCCTGCAGGCCTATGA
- a CDS encoding aspartate-semialdehyde dehydrogenase: MSQSFDIAVIGATGTVGEALVQILEERDFPVGNLHLLASSESAGSSVMFRGKNVRVREVDEFDFSKVQLVFFAAGPAVTLSFAPRATAAGCALIDLSGALPPEQAPQIVPEANAPVLAGLGKPLQVGSPSASAIVLAVALAPLRDCLDIQRISVTASLAVSAQGRAAVSELARQTAELLNARPLEPKFFDRQMAFNLLAQVGTPDEQGHTQLEKRLVRELRQVLNQPLLKISVTCIQAPVFFGDSFSVTVQSAGAIDLAKVNAALEAAPGIELVDAGDYPTPVGDAVGQDVVYVGRVRGGIDDPAELNMWLTSDNVRKGAALNAVQVAELLIKDLL; this comes from the coding sequence ATGAGCCAGTCCTTTGATATTGCCGTGATCGGCGCCACCGGTACTGTCGGCGAAGCCCTCGTGCAGATTCTCGAAGAGCGGGACTTCCCGGTCGGCAACCTGCACCTGCTGGCCAGCAGCGAGTCGGCAGGCAGTTCGGTGATGTTTCGCGGTAAAAACGTGCGGGTGCGCGAAGTCGACGAATTCGATTTCAGTAAAGTCCAACTGGTCTTTTTCGCCGCGGGGCCCGCAGTGACTCTGAGTTTCGCCCCGCGTGCCACGGCCGCCGGTTGCGCGCTGATCGATCTGTCCGGCGCCTTGCCGCCGGAGCAGGCGCCGCAGATCGTGCCCGAAGCCAATGCCCCTGTGCTGGCTGGCCTGGGCAAACCGTTGCAGGTCGGCAGCCCCAGCGCTTCGGCCATCGTGCTGGCAGTCGCCCTGGCGCCGCTGCGTGACTGCCTGGATATTCAGCGCATCAGCGTGACCGCCAGCCTCGCGGTGTCCGCCCAGGGCCGTGCCGCCGTGAGCGAACTGGCGCGCCAGACCGCCGAGTTGCTCAATGCCCGTCCACTGGAGCCGAAGTTCTTTGACCGGCAGATGGCGTTCAATCTGCTGGCACAGGTCGGCACCCCGGATGAACAGGGTCATACGCAACTGGAAAAGCGTCTGGTGCGCGAGTTGCGCCAGGTCCTGAATCAACCTTTATTAAAGATTTCCGTCACTTGCATTCAAGCCCCGGTGTTTTTCGGCGATAGCTTTAGCGTGACTGTGCAGTCTGCAGGCGCCATCGACCTGGCCAAGGTCAACGCAGCCCTGGAAGCGGCGCCCGGTATCGAGCTGGTGGATGCGGGCGATTACCCGACGCCGGTGGGCGATGCGGTGGGCCAGGATGTGGTCTATGTGGGGCGTGTACGCGGCGGTATCGATGATCCGGCTGAACTAAATATGTGGCTGACGTCAGATAACGTACGCAAGGGCGCGGCGCTCAACGCAGTGCAGGTGGCTGAGTTGTTGATAAAAGACCTGCTGTAA
- the truA gene encoding tRNA pseudouridine(38-40) synthase TruA, with the protein MAAEGFLRVALGVEYKGSRYRGWQRQASGVLTVQETLENALSKVADSPVSLHCAGRTDAGVHACGQVVHFDTQVERSMKAWVMGANINLPHDVSVSWAKVMPAHFHARFKAIARRYRYVIYNDQIRPAHLNEEITWNHRPLDVERMAEAAQYLVGVHDFSAFRAGQCQAKSPIKELHHLRVTRHGKMIVLDIRASAFLHHMVRNIAGVLMTIGAGERPVEWIKEVLDSRIRRSGGVTAHPFGLYLVQVEYRDEFELPERYIGPHFLTGFSELDG; encoded by the coding sequence ATGGCGGCTGAAGGCTTTTTACGGGTCGCCTTGGGCGTTGAATACAAAGGCTCGCGCTATCGCGGCTGGCAGCGTCAGGCTTCCGGTGTATTGACGGTGCAGGAAACCCTCGAGAACGCGCTGTCCAAAGTCGCCGACTCGCCCGTGTCGCTGCATTGTGCCGGCCGTACCGATGCCGGCGTGCACGCCTGTGGCCAAGTGGTGCATTTCGACACCCAAGTCGAGCGTTCGATGAAGGCCTGGGTGATGGGTGCCAACATCAACTTGCCCCACGACGTCAGCGTCAGCTGGGCCAAGGTGATGCCGGCGCATTTCCATGCGCGCTTCAAGGCCATCGCCCGACGCTATCGCTACGTGATCTACAACGATCAGATTCGCCCGGCGCACCTGAACGAAGAAATTACCTGGAACCATCGGCCGTTGGACGTCGAGCGCATGGCCGAGGCCGCGCAATACTTGGTTGGGGTCCACGACTTCAGTGCCTTCCGCGCCGGTCAGTGCCAGGCCAAGTCGCCGATCAAGGAGCTGCATCACCTGCGCGTGACCCGTCACGGCAAGATGATCGTGCTCGACATCCGCGCCAGCGCATTCCTGCACCACATGGTGCGCAACATCGCCGGCGTGCTGATGACCATCGGTGCCGGCGAACGGCCGGTGGAATGGATCAAGGAAGTGCTCGACAGCCGCATCCGCCGTTCCGGTGGCGTGACCGCACATCCGTTCGGCTTGTATCTGGTGCAGGTCGAATACCGCGATGAGTTCGAACTGCCGGAGCGTTACATCGGGCCACATTTCCTCACGGGCTTCTCGGAACTCGACGGCTGA
- a CDS encoding phosphoribosylanthranilate isomerase: MSAVRSKICGITRVEDALAAVEAGADAIGLVFYAKSPRAVTVQQARAIIQALPPFVTPVGLFVNTSRCELGEILDAVPLALLQFHGDEAPADCEGWHRPYIKALRVKAGDDIAASCEAFAGASGILLDTYVEGVPGGTGEAFDWTLVPQGLSKPIILAGGLTAENVAEAIRQVRPYAVDVSGGVEQAKGIKDAARIHAFMAAVRSSQSSM, translated from the coding sequence ATGTCGGCCGTTCGCAGCAAGATTTGCGGAATCACCCGCGTCGAGGACGCGTTGGCGGCGGTCGAGGCTGGCGCCGATGCCATCGGGCTGGTGTTTTATGCCAAGAGTCCGCGAGCGGTGACAGTGCAGCAGGCCAGGGCGATCATCCAGGCCTTGCCGCCGTTCGTGACCCCCGTGGGCCTGTTCGTCAATACCAGTCGTTGCGAGTTGGGCGAGATACTCGATGCGGTGCCGCTGGCCCTGTTGCAGTTTCATGGCGACGAGGCCCCGGCTGACTGTGAAGGCTGGCATCGGCCCTACATCAAGGCGTTGCGGGTCAAGGCCGGTGATGACATTGCGGCCAGTTGCGAGGCGTTTGCCGGTGCCAGCGGCATTCTGCTGGACACCTACGTGGAAGGCGTTCCCGGCGGTACCGGCGAAGCATTCGACTGGACACTGGTGCCGCAGGGCCTGAGCAAACCGATCATTCTGGCCGGTGGCCTGACGGCAGAAAACGTGGCCGAGGCCATTCGCCAGGTTCGCCCTTATGCAGTGGACGTGAGTGGCGGGGTGGAGCAGGCCAAGGGCATCAAGGATGCGGCAAGGATTCACGCGTTCATGGCCGCTGTACGCAGCAGCCAGTCGTCAATGTGA
- a CDS encoding SPOR domain-containing protein, producing the protein MALLDKAYKQRMVGALVLVALAVIFLPMLFSRQDEQRQVTVDAPAAPQAPSMPPVQVEPVAVPEPQVLPQEPIPSDDELAGQPAAPSTPIVPAPAAPAAPSKPAVAPTPVPAAPASKPAPTQPITAAPTKPDTTQSRVDANGLSVSWSVQLASLTSRESAENLQKTLRSQGYNAYIRSADGKNRVFVGPLIERAEADRLRDLLGRQQNLKGFVVRFQPERG; encoded by the coding sequence ATGGCATTGCTGGATAAGGCGTACAAGCAGCGCATGGTCGGGGCCCTGGTGTTGGTAGCCCTGGCGGTGATTTTCCTGCCGATGCTGTTTTCCCGTCAGGACGAGCAACGCCAGGTCACTGTCGATGCGCCTGCCGCGCCCCAGGCGCCTTCGATGCCGCCGGTTCAGGTTGAGCCTGTAGCGGTACCGGAGCCGCAAGTGCTGCCTCAAGAACCTATCCCCAGCGACGATGAACTGGCTGGGCAACCGGCTGCGCCTTCGACGCCGATTGTACCTGCACCTGCGGCGCCAGCTGCGCCGAGCAAGCCGGCCGTTGCGCCAACGCCTGTACCTGCGGCCCCGGCCAGCAAGCCAGCCCCAACCCAGCCGATTACCGCTGCCCCCACCAAGCCGGACACCACGCAAAGCCGTGTGGATGCCAACGGCCTGTCGGTCAGTTGGTCGGTACAGTTGGCGAGCCTGACCAGTCGCGAAAGCGCCGAAAACCTGCAGAAAACCCTGCGCAGCCAGGGCTACAACGCTTATATCCGCTCCGCCGATGGCAAGAACCGGGTATTTGTCGGTCCGCTGATCGAGCGTGCCGAGGCCGATCGGCTGCGGGATCTGCTCGGTCGCCAGCAGAACCTCAAGGGTTTCGTGGTGCGCTTCCAGCCTGAACGCGGATAA
- the folC gene encoding bifunctional tetrahydrofolate synthase/dihydrofolate synthase, which yields MTQRTLGDWLAYLEQLHPSAIDMGLERSQTVASRMGLAKPAPRVITVTGTNGKGSTCAFLASLLRGQGLNVGVYSSPHLLRYNERVQVNGIEATDAELCEAFAAVEAGRGETSLTYFEMGTLAAFWLFARAGLDAVVLEVGLGGRLDTVNLVDADIALVTSIGVDHADYLGDTRESVAFEKAGIFRQGAPALCGDLNPPQPLLDKVRELSCPFFLRGRDFDLAMTEQHWQWRGSDAQGNPVELRDLPLLDLPMENAALALQAYLLLGLPWDAGQIIQALQATRVVGRLDRRQFDWQGKRLNLLLDVGHNPHAAQYLAERLARRHVAGRRLAVFGLLSDKDLDGVVEALGASVQHWAVTPLDSPRSRTAAQLQEALLRHGAPVQAYASVAAALEGQSAQATADDEILLFGSFFCVAEALQWLARRSTEEAADGIAG from the coding sequence ATGACCCAACGTACCCTGGGCGACTGGCTTGCCTACCTCGAGCAGTTGCATCCATCGGCCATCGACATGGGGCTGGAGCGCTCGCAAACGGTAGCATCCCGCATGGGACTGGCCAAGCCGGCGCCCCGGGTCATCACCGTCACTGGCACCAACGGCAAGGGCTCGACCTGCGCCTTCCTGGCTTCGCTGCTGCGCGGCCAGGGTTTGAATGTCGGTGTCTACAGTTCGCCGCACTTGCTGCGCTATAACGAGCGGGTGCAGGTCAACGGTATCGAAGCCACTGACGCCGAGCTGTGCGAAGCCTTCGCCGCGGTGGAAGCGGGGCGGGGCGAGACTTCACTCACTTATTTCGAGATGGGCACCCTGGCGGCGTTCTGGCTGTTCGCCCGTGCCGGCCTGGATGCCGTTGTACTGGAAGTAGGCCTGGGCGGGCGGCTGGATACGGTCAATCTGGTGGATGCCGACATCGCACTGGTCACCAGCATTGGCGTCGACCATGCCGATTACCTGGGTGACACCCGCGAATCCGTGGCCTTCGAAAAGGCCGGTATCTTTCGCCAGGGTGCGCCGGCGCTCTGTGGTGATCTCAATCCGCCGCAGCCGCTGTTGGATAAGGTCCGTGAACTGAGCTGCCCGTTCTTCCTGCGCGGGCGTGATTTCGATCTGGCAATGACCGAGCAGCATTGGCAATGGCGCGGCAGCGACGCCCAGGGCAATCCGGTGGAGCTGCGCGATCTGCCGCTGCTGGATCTGCCGATGGAGAATGCCGCGCTGGCACTCCAGGCCTACCTGTTGCTGGGCTTGCCATGGGATGCCGGGCAGATCATCCAGGCATTGCAGGCGACCCGGGTCGTAGGGCGCCTCGATCGCCGTCAGTTCGATTGGCAAGGCAAGCGCCTGAACCTGTTGCTGGATGTCGGCCATAACCCCCATGCCGCGCAATACCTGGCTGAGCGCCTGGCGCGGCGGCACGTGGCAGGGCGGCGCCTGGCGGTGTTCGGGCTGCTCTCCGACAAGGATCTGGATGGCGTTGTCGAGGCGTTGGGTGCTAGTGTCCAGCACTGGGCGGTGACGCCGCTGGATTCGCCGCGCTCGCGTACGGCGGCGCAATTGCAGGAAGCCCTGCTGCGCCACGGCGCGCCGGTGCAAGCCTATGCCAGCGTGGCTGCCGCACTGGAAGGGCAGAGCGCCCAAGCCACGGCCGATGACGAAATTCTGTTGTTCGGATCATTTTTTTGTGTTGCCGAGGCCCTTCAATGGTTGGCCCGGCGCTCCACGGAGGAGGCTGCAGATGGCATTGCTGGATAA
- a CDS encoding FimV/HubP family polar landmark protein translates to MVQVRKLVLAIAAASALSSGMAQALGLGELTLKSAPNQPLVAEIELLDVQQLTAAEVVPSLASPEDFAKAGVDRQAFLNNLTFTPVINANGKSILRVTSSQPLSEPMVKFLVQVMWPNGRLLRDYSVLLDPSKFSPQAADAARAKPAQVVSTPVTGATKPSQYTTTPRDTLWEIAAKVRNGGSVQQTMLAIQALNPNAFINGNINLLKTGQVLRLPDPVQSTALPQPQAIAEVAAQNAAWRSGRRAVAGAGKQQLDATKRGRGEGAPAQAAGRDNLSLVSAESAKAGAKGKGAAGDAQALNNKLAVTQESLDSARRDNEELKSRMADLQSQLDKLQRLIELKNNQLAKMQAEGAAVPPAGEAPPAMSAELTPAPAAQAPAPAPEATPEATPPAAPVEPAPAASNEQKYNDLLTNPVLLGLIGGGALILLLLLLLLARRRKAQQEAEKHVRMARALEEEADFSPELDLPPSSFEGIDVPPPSVKLEPKPAPAPAPVPKPAPVVAPVVVTPPIAAPLVAPAADPSDDVLPLAQSHIDRGRLNQAADLLEQGIKAEPQRSDLRLKLMEVYGQQGDRDAFVAQERQLVANGDNFAQVEQLKSRFPAMVVATTAGLAAAAVAAELDAQYVKDLLEDKAPTDEELDSAFDLSLDDMEATPVAPAPEPVAELDAFPEDDDLSFESVLKQQTEANESLDDLSEFDLDLGADAPAPTPTAALDDEDFLLDLGDDLKGFDLPAQDTPPVADIPADDLELPADFDLSLADEMDAQDGPKDAFESELDDVNAELDRLSDSLGQPTFTAEDALVGAEDEPDFDFLSGTDEVATKLDLAQAYIDMGDNDGARDILGEVLSEGDATQKSEAQEMLSRLA, encoded by the coding sequence ATGGTTCAAGTTCGCAAACTGGTGTTAGCAATAGCGGCCGCCTCGGCGCTGTCCTCCGGTATGGCGCAAGCGCTCGGGCTGGGGGAATTGACCCTGAAGTCGGCGCCGAACCAGCCCCTGGTCGCCGAGATCGAGTTGCTCGACGTTCAGCAACTGACCGCTGCCGAAGTCGTGCCGAGCCTGGCCTCGCCCGAAGACTTCGCCAAAGCCGGCGTCGACCGCCAGGCCTTCCTCAACAACCTGACCTTTACCCCGGTGATCAACGCCAACGGCAAGAGCATCCTGCGGGTGACTTCCAGCCAGCCGCTGTCCGAGCCGATGGTCAAGTTCCTGGTGCAAGTGATGTGGCCCAACGGCCGCCTGTTGCGCGACTACAGCGTATTGCTCGATCCGTCCAAATTCTCACCCCAGGCCGCCGACGCCGCCCGGGCGAAGCCGGCCCAGGTCGTGTCCACGCCGGTCACGGGCGCTACCAAGCCGTCGCAATACACCACCACGCCACGCGATACCCTGTGGGAAATCGCCGCCAAGGTGCGTAACGGTGGTTCGGTCCAGCAGACGATGCTGGCGATCCAGGCCTTGAACCCGAACGCGTTCATCAACGGCAACATCAACCTGCTCAAGACGGGTCAAGTGCTGCGCCTGCCGGACCCCGTGCAAAGCACTGCGCTGCCACAGCCACAGGCCATCGCTGAAGTCGCTGCGCAGAACGCTGCCTGGCGTTCAGGTCGTCGGGCTGTGGCGGGTGCCGGCAAGCAACAGCTGGATGCCACCAAGCGGGGCCGTGGCGAAGGCGCGCCGGCACAGGCTGCCGGTCGCGATAACCTGAGCCTGGTATCGGCCGAGTCGGCGAAGGCGGGCGCCAAAGGCAAGGGTGCTGCGGGCGATGCCCAGGCGTTGAACAACAAGCTTGCGGTGACCCAGGAGAGCCTCGACTCGGCTCGCCGGGACAACGAAGAGCTGAAAAGCCGCATGGCGGATCTGCAGAGCCAGCTGGACAAGCTGCAGCGCCTGATCGAACTGAAGAACAATCAACTGGCCAAGATGCAGGCCGAAGGCGCCGCGGTACCGCCTGCCGGTGAAGCGCCGCCAGCGATGTCCGCCGAGCTGACCCCTGCGCCAGCGGCACAAGCCCCGGCGCCTGCGCCTGAAGCGACCCCTGAAGCGACGCCGCCTGCTGCACCGGTCGAGCCGGCGCCTGCCGCTTCCAACGAACAAAAGTACAACGACCTGCTGACCAACCCGGTCCTGCTCGGATTGATTGGCGGCGGCGCGCTGATCCTGCTGTTGTTGCTCTTGCTGCTTGCCCGCCGCCGGAAGGCCCAGCAGGAAGCCGAGAAACACGTGCGCATGGCGCGCGCCCTTGAGGAGGAGGCCGATTTCTCCCCGGAGCTCGATCTGCCCCCGAGCAGCTTCGAGGGCATTGATGTTCCGCCACCTAGCGTAAAACTCGAGCCAAAACCGGCGCCAGCGCCTGCGCCGGTACCCAAGCCGGCTCCGGTGGTCGCGCCTGTGGTCGTTACGCCGCCCATCGCCGCGCCGCTGGTGGCTCCGGCTGCCGACCCTTCCGACGACGTGTTGCCCCTGGCCCAGTCCCATATCGATCGTGGTCGCTTGAATCAGGCGGCTGATCTGCTTGAACAAGGAATCAAGGCCGAGCCTCAGCGCAGTGACCTGCGCCTGAAGCTGATGGAAGTTTACGGCCAACAGGGCGACCGCGACGCTTTTGTCGCCCAGGAGCGTCAACTGGTGGCCAATGGCGACAACTTCGCCCAGGTCGAACAGCTCAAGAGCCGTTTCCCTGCCATGGTGGTCGCGACCACCGCAGGCCTGGCCGCTGCGGCAGTCGCAGCGGAGCTGGACGCGCAGTACGTCAAGGACCTGCTCGAAGACAAAGCGCCGACCGATGAGGAACTGGACAGCGCCTTTGACCTGAGCCTGGACGATATGGAAGCGACCCCGGTCGCGCCGGCACCCGAGCCCGTCGCAGAGCTGGATGCGTTCCCGGAAGACGACGACCTGAGTTTCGAGTCGGTGCTCAAGCAGCAGACCGAAGCCAACGAAAGCCTGGACGACCTGTCGGAGTTTGACCTGGATCTGGGCGCCGATGCGCCGGCCCCGACACCAACTGCTGCGCTGGATGACGAAGACTTCCTGCTTGACCTGGGCGACGACCTTAAAGGTTTCGACCTGCCTGCGCAGGACACGCCGCCAGTCGCCGATATCCCGGCTGACGACCTCGAATTGCCGGCCGATTTTGACCTGTCCCTGGCCGATGAAATGGACGCCCAGGATGGACCCAAGGACGCCTTCGAGTCCGAGTTGGACGATGTCAACGCCGAGCTTGATCGCCTGTCCGACAGCCTCGGCCAGCCGACGTTCACCGCCGAGGATGCGTTGGTAGGCGCTGAAGACGAGCCGGACTTCGACTTCCTCAGCGGCACCGATGAAGTCGCGACCAAGCTCGATCTGGCCCAGGCCTACATCGACATGGGCGACAACGACGGCGCCCGGGACATCCTCGGCGAAGTCCTCAGCGAAGGCGATGCCACCCAGAAGAGCGAAGCGCAGGAAATGTTGTCGCGCTTGGCTTGA
- the purF gene encoding amidophosphoribosyltransferase: MCGIVGIVGKSNVNQALYDALTVLQHRGQDAAGIVTSHDGRLFLRKDNGLVRDVFHQRHMQRLVGHMGIGHVRYPTAGSSTSAEAQPFYVNSPYGITLAHNGNLTNVEQLAKEIYESDLRHVNTSSDSEVMLNVFAHELAQRGKLQPTEEDVFAAVTDVHNRCVGGYAVVAMITGYGIVGFRDPHGIRPIVFGQRHTDEGVEYMIASESVSLDVLGFTLIRDLAPGEAVYITEDGKLHTRQCATNPSLTPCIFEHVYLARPDSIIDGVSVYKARLRMGEKLADKILRERPEHDIDVVIPIPDTSRTAALELANHLGVKFREGFVKNRYIGRTFIMPGQAARKKSVRQKLNAIELEFRGKNVMLVDDSIVRGTTCKQIIQMAREAGAKNVYFCSAAPAVRYPNVYGIDMPSAHELIAHNRTTQDVADLIGADWLIYQDLPDLIEAVGGGKIKIEQFDCAVFDGKYVTGDIDEAYLNRIENARNDASKAKTQAVSAIIDLYNN; encoded by the coding sequence ATGTGTGGCATCGTCGGTATCGTCGGTAAGTCGAACGTCAATCAGGCGCTGTATGACGCGCTAACCGTGCTCCAGCACCGCGGCCAGGACGCTGCCGGTATCGTGACCAGCCATGACGGCCGGTTATTCCTGCGCAAGGACAACGGCCTGGTGCGTGACGTGTTCCACCAGCGTCACATGCAGCGCCTGGTCGGCCACATGGGTATCGGCCATGTCCGTTATCCGACCGCAGGCAGCTCGACGTCGGCTGAAGCCCAGCCGTTCTACGTCAACTCGCCCTACGGCATCACCCTGGCGCACAACGGTAACTTGACCAACGTCGAGCAACTGGCCAAGGAGATCTACGAATCGGACCTGCGCCACGTCAACACCAGCTCCGACTCGGAAGTCATGCTCAACGTATTTGCTCATGAGCTGGCCCAGCGTGGCAAGCTGCAGCCTACCGAAGAAGACGTGTTCGCCGCCGTGACCGACGTGCACAACCGTTGCGTGGGCGGCTACGCGGTGGTGGCGATGATCACCGGCTACGGCATCGTTGGTTTCCGCGATCCCCACGGCATTCGCCCCATCGTTTTCGGCCAGCGCCACACTGACGAAGGCGTCGAATACATGATTGCCTCCGAAAGCGTGTCCCTGGACGTGCTCGGCTTCACCCTGATTCGCGACCTGGCGCCGGGCGAAGCGGTCTACATCACCGAAGACGGCAAGCTGCACACTCGTCAGTGCGCGACCAACCCGTCCCTGACCCCATGCATCTTCGAGCACGTGTACCTGGCGCGCCCCGACTCGATCATCGACGGTGTCTCGGTCTACAAGGCCCGCCTGCGCATGGGCGAAAAGCTCGCCGACAAAATCCTGCGCGAGCGTCCGGAACATGACATCGATGTGGTCATCCCGATCCCGGACACCAGCCGCACCGCGGCCCTGGAACTGGCGAACCACCTGGGCGTGAAGTTCCGCGAAGGCTTCGTGAAGAACCGCTACATCGGTCGTACCTTCATCATGCCGGGCCAGGCCGCGCGGAAAAAATCCGTGCGCCAGAAGCTCAACGCCATCGAGCTGGAATTCCGCGGCAAGAACGTGATGCTGGTGGATGACTCCATCGTGCGCGGCACCACCTGCAAGCAGATCATCCAGATGGCCCGTGAAGCTGGCGCCAAGAACGTTTATTTCTGCTCCGCGGCCCCGGCCGTGCGCTACCCGAACGTCTACGGCATCGACATGCCGAGTGCCCATGAGCTGATCGCTCATAACCGCACGACCCAGGACGTGGCCGACCTGATCGGCGCCGACTGGTTGATCTACCAGGACCTGCCTGACCTGATCGAAGCGGTCGGCGGCGGCAAGATCAAGATCGAGCAATTCGATTGCGCGGTATTCGACGGCAAGTACGTCACCGGCGACATCGACGAGGCCTACCTGAACAGGATCGAGAACGCGCGTAACGATGCGTCCAAGGCCAAGACTCAGGCGGTCAGCGCGATCATCGATCTGTACAACAATTGA